TTCCGTATCCCCTTTTGTAGAGCTGAAATTTTTTATCATAGAACTTTATTATCTTTGAAAAAGTGTAGTGTTTCTCGTCATTTTTTGCCAGCCTATGGAAATAACAACTATCACTTTCTATACTTTGGTGCAGTACAGGAGAAAAACAATCTTTATACGGAATTTCTGTAAGCAGCATGGGAACATAAGAATTTGAAACGTGGTTATTAACCATAAATGTTTTAGTCAGATGCATCTCTGTAATTTGAAAGCCTTTGATTAAGTTACTTCCGACAAGAATATCCAAATCAACTATTCCGAGTTTTTTCAACAAATTCAAAAAGACATCATTCGGGATCATCTGTAAATTTATTGTATCTTTTTCTCTGTATGCCCTTGTAGGATTGAAGTTAATATATAACCTGCCATATCTTCTATAACAGAAGTAGTCGTATTCAGGGAAATATATACTTAGAATTTTGTTGTAGGTCTTCTCTAGCTGCCTTATGGGCTTATCCTTCGGGTTAATAAATTCGTTATTCAGATTATTTTCAGCCAGTAAGTTTTCTATCGAAATATAACCGTTTTCCAAGTAAAGCTTCATATCCGCTTCACTTATCATAATTTTAAATTTATCAATAATAACCTTATTCAGCATCAATGCAACCTTTGAAATAAGTAACAAAATCTGTAATAGCTCTTTCTTTTGCCTTAGCACGTTTTTTATTTAAACTTTTAGCGTATCGGCTTATATCTTCAAAATATTTAAAATAATTTTTGTAATTTCTATTATCGAGCTTTTCCATTTCCGCATTAAGATGTTCTTCATTAAGTTTGTTCCAAAAAAGTACCAAAATAGCATCATTGTTTAGTGAATATTTTTTATCTTTTTTCTTTATTAATCCGCATCGAGATAAAAATGTCCTGTCGCAATGGAAAAAAGATTTTTTTATGGAAGCAAAATCATTTCCATATTCTGCACAACCATAAAGTAAACTAAAATAAATAAATTCATTAAAATCTTTCTGTAATTTATCTTCCCCTTTATTTAACAGCTCAAATATATATTCAGCTGTAGTAACAGGCAAATCCCAAATACCTTTAATATTATTAGAGCTTATAACTCGTAATATTAAACACATATTACGTTCCGCACTGTTAGCAGTAACTTTTTTAATGATGAGATTTATATTGCTTCTCTTGGTATGATAAAATCCTGTGTTTTCCTTATCATTATAGATTTTGTCATCAAACCCATAGATCAAAGACTGTTTTTCATAGATGCAGGAAGCCGTCTCTTTTTCTCCACGTAACTTAATTTGAGAGAGTTCAGCGAAATAGTCATTATAGAAGAACTTTGAAGAATTAAGTATATTTCTAACCAAAATACTGGTGACTTTGGTATTAGTTACTTTTATGTTGGCTTTTTGAACTATATTTGTAACCAAATTCACATCGGAAGTAATGCAATTAAACAAATTAGGCGGTGGTACAAGATTATTTTCATTGACATAGTCGGCAGCATAGTCATCCAAATACCGTAACCACTCCATGAACACTAATATTGTCAGCAGGTCTGAAAAATACCTGTAATCTATTTTCTCAAGGACTTTTTTGTCAACTTCCCTGTATTTTTTAATATTGATTCTGTAATACAGGTTGTTGATGTAATCTCCTGCTTCAGGATGGGTATGTCTGCTTTTTGTTTGATTTTTTAAGCTGGGAATTATCTTGATGTACTGAAACAGGTATCTGTCTTCAAAATGATTTATAAACTTATCCAAGCTTTCTTTTTTTATCAAAGATAAAAATCTACTTAAAATTATTTCATTACCGTCTTCATACAGGGATTTTAAGAAAGTAAACGGCTTATCAAACCTCTCCTGATATAATTTATTTTCTTTGTTGCTGTAACTACAACTGTTATACCAGCTATATGAATTTGAAAGCATCTTTTTAGCGGAATCGAAATCAATAGATATTTTTGTATCTTCCGATAATAAAATAGAGCAGTCTTTCCCAATAATAAATTCATCATCTACTATTATATCAATAGAATCAACAAGAAATTTACTGCTGGATATAGAAGAAACATTAGTCATAGTTTATATATTTTATACTAAATAATGATAAACAAACATTATATTCAAATACTACTTAAAATTTATATATACTTTTAAAAAAAACAATACTGTATGTAAAGACATATTAAGGATATAAAGATTGTACTAACAAAAGATTGTTGTTAATTGCAACTATTATTAAGATGTATATTCAAACCTCTTTTATTATTTAAACATGTTTTAAAATAACTTTCAATCCCCCATGCGATGTATGTTAATAAATATTTACATAATTTTATTTTTTAGGGAATTTCCTTGATGTATGAATCACTCTAAGGATTTCTAAAGCCTCCTCCTTTATTCTGTAAGGAATTATATAGGGTAAATCCGCCATTACAAATTCTCTTGTGCCTAATATTCGTCCTTTTCTGCCAATGCTAGGATTATTTACAATTATAGTTTCAATTTTTTCAAGTATTGTAAGGGCTACCTCTACTGCTGCTGTAGGGTTATCTTTAAAAATATATGCTTCAATATCATCTAAGTCCCGATCGGCTGCAGGTGTAATTATAATTTTCATACTATAGAGCTGCCTTTTTGTTCAACCACTTAGCCTTAATATCTTCATAAGGTATAAATTCGCCGTTATCAGCTTGCTTTATTCCTTCTTGAATAGCTGCTATCTGCCACGATTGTATATCTATATAATTATCAATAGCTTCCAAGACAAGAGTAGATTTATTTCTGTCTGTAGCATCCGCTAATAGTTCAAGTTTTGTTTTTGTTTCTTCTGGAAGTCTTAAAGAGATCATATTTTTATTAGTAGCCATAAATTACCTCCATGTTTGTATTACATTAATATCATTGTATCACATTATATGGAAAGTTCAATATATAGAAATTCTGAAAAATTTCGGAGGTATATCTAATAACGATGAGGTATACCTCTTTAAAATTAGCTCTATCACCATTAATTATAGTCTTTTGACGTATAGATATATGCTCATACATATGTAATAATATAATTACAGGGATTACAAGTATTATAATAAAGTAGAGTGATATTAACGCCATATTCATTAAGATTCTAATTTTATAAATTCATATAAAAAGCCGCTTCATATTATCCATAATACGTATTCATATTGAATTACGGAGGTATTTCTATGCAAACAAATGAAATTAAGGCAAAAATTACTGCTGAAATTATCGAAAGCCTTAAAACTAATCAAAGTTTATGGTCAAAAGCTTGGAAGCCATGCCAGCCTCAAAATTATGAAAGTAAAAAAGCGTATTCAGTTATTAACAATTTAATCTTAACTTTAAAATCAATGAATCGTAACTATGAATCACCATACTGGTTGACATTTAAGCAGGTGGACAAGTTAGATCACAGTGTCTTGAGAGGTGAAAAGTCTACAATGATAGTTTTCTATTCTCTGATAGACTCAAAAAATACTAATGAAGACGGGGAAAAGAAAAAAATACCACTGCTAAAGTATTATAACGTCTTTAACTTGGATCAGACAACTTTAAAAAATAAAGTAAATATTAATGAAACTATTGATCCTGCATTAAGAAGTAACGATATAGAACAAGTTATAAATACTTTTGATTGTCCTATAGTATACGCTGCACAGGATAGGGCTTGTTATAGACCAGTAGAAGACAAAATTTACTTACCGACTAAAGGACAATTTAAAACAGTACATGGCTATTACGCTACAGCTATGCATGAAATAGCACACGCTACAGGTCATGAATCAAGATTAAATAGAAAACTCATTAATTCTTTTGGTTCTAGTGAGTACGCTAAAGAAGAATTAACAGCAGAAATTTCAAGTATGTTTATATTAGCCAAATATGGCATAGATAGTAAAGAAATAACCAGTAATAATGTTGCTTACATTAATTCATGGCTTAAAATTCTTGAGAATGACAGCAATTTTATCTTTACCGCAAGTAAACAAGCAGGTGAGATTCTCGAATACATAACAAAAGATAGTAATAAAATTACTGAAAATACAGAACTGGAATTAATAGCCGCATGAAGTAAGGGGGAAATCCCCCTGCTATCCTCTTACAGCAACTAAAAAGGAGAACTAAAAAATGAAAAAAACTTTAAGAAGCAGAAGCGGAAATTTAATCGGTTTTATCAAAGAAGACTCTTCGGGGAACAAAGAAATCAGATCTAAAAACGGGAATTACTTGGGAAAATTTAACGAAAAAGAGAATAAAACTTACAACAAAAACGGCAAGTTTATCGGCATCGGTGATTTTTTGACGAACTTATTATGATCTGGGACTTTTCAATGCTGCTAAAAACTATATAACGAATACGAACATTTATTTTATGTTAAATTATATAACAAAAAGGTTTAACTTTTATTAGCCATGGGTATATAATAAATATCAGGATATTGAGTTTTCATTATGCAATCAAGAAATGAGGCGGAAAATGTCAAAAACTTATGCTTACTTAAGAGTTTCAACTTTAATTCAAGATACCGAAAAAAACAAGGGCGATATTTTACGTTTTGCTAACGATAAAAAACTCGGTAACGTAGAATTTATTGAAGAAACTGTAACAGGTACGAGCAATTATAAAGATAGGCTGCTAGGATCGCTTATATGCGATTTAAAAAGCGGTGATGTGCTGATTGTTCCTGAACTTTCACGCCTCGCTCGTAGCATCTCTCAGATTCTTGAAATCATAGACCTGTCAAAACAAAAGAATTTTACCTTGTACAGCCTTAAAGAAAACTTTTGCTCTGATGATAAATCAATCACTTCTGTAATTACCAGCACTATTTTTGGGCTTGTTGCACAAATAGAAAGGGATTTAATTTCACAGCGTACTAAAGAAGCTCTTAGAGCCAAGAAAGAAGCTGGTATGATGTTAGGAAGACCTAAAGGCAGGGGTAAAAGCAAATTAGATATTCATAAAGAAGAGATTGAAGCTATGATAAAAACGGGTGTTCCCAAAACTAAAATAGCAAAAAAATACGGTACACTTCCTTATAACCTTTATAACTGGTTGAAAATGAATGAGATAGATTACAAAGAGCTGGTATAAGTCCAGCTCTTTCAATATTTCTTAGTTTTATCTTTATTAGACACGCTATGATCGATTTTAAGGCATGTTTTATACTGGCGTGGTATATTTTAAAGGTGTATGGAAGCTGCTTGCTAAAATTTTTTCGGAAAAGATTGTAACAAATTATAACGGGGGGGGTAAATTTTAGCAACTTTTTATATTCACGTGCTTTGTATAAATATTAGTAAAATATGGAATATAAACAAATGCTATTAAATTCACACTACAGTTACAACCCGCAAATATATTTGAAACCTTCTTTTAGAGGGGTATCCTCAAGTATTAAAAATTTCCAAAAAGTGGATGATTGTCTATATAGAGGGGGTAATCCAACTCTGGAACAATTACGACAGCTAAAAAAGCAAGGGTTCTCAACTATTGTCAGTTTTAGAACAGGTTATCAGGGCAACGAATTTGATGAAGCTCAGGCTGTTAAAGCTTTAGGAATGAAACATATACATCTTCCTTTTATTTCTTGGGATAATCCGCCTGAAAATCACGTTAGCACATTCTTTGCTAATATAGAACAAGCAAAAAGTAAAGGAGAAAAAGTTTTTATACATTGTACTCACGGAAAAGATAGAACAGGACTTTTTTCTGCTATGTATAAATTAACCTATGGTCTTGACAACATTGACGACTGTATTAGGGAAATGTTTAAATTAGGACATAATGCAACGGAAAATCCCAACTTAATTCCATACTTAAGAAATTTTGCACAGAAGTTACCACAAAGGAGAATATAATAATGAAAGTGAATCCAAGCTTAGTTTGCAAACAGCAAAACAATCTCAAAAACTCAAATAGCCAAGTTCAAAAAAACTTTAACGAAACCAATGACAGCCATTCTGAGATTAATTTAAACTTACAACCGAATGCGCATTTAAATAAACTGTCTTTTACAGGAAGTTTAAATAAAGGCATTGAAAGTGCAGAAGTTTTTGTCGGAAAATTTTTAAAAACCGAAAGTCCAATTGAATCAGCTAAGTTATTATTAGGAAGGTATCCTGAACTAAGCTGGCTAACTGGTTCTGTGAATGCAACTCCAGAAGGTGTTGCCAAAACAAGTAAATCTATATCCGAAGCCATTTTTGGTAAACAACATACGGAATTTGACAGGACATTAACGGGAATAGAAACAATAAAATGGGTTCTTAAAGGTGATTATGAACAATTTACAAAATGCCAAAAGCCCGAAGTTAAATTAACCCGTGAAAATTTTGACCATTTAAAAAGATATACTCACGAAGTGTTACCGAAGCCAGAAGATGTAGATGCAATGATTGGATATACAGTTATTAATGATTTAGGGAAAATCAAGTCTGTTGTAAGCGACATTCAGCAAAAAACGGGCATTCATGCCGTAGACCACGATGATATATTATTATACGCTCTTAAACACACACCTGAAGAAGTACCTACGTTTAAAAGACTTTCTCCCGAACACAAAGATACAGTAGTAAGAAGCTTAGAACCTCAATTTAATATTGGACAATTTTTACAAGCTGAGAATCTCCCCGCAAATTTAACAGGATTAAAAAATCTCGACCCTAAAGCAATGGATTATTATTTAACACACGCTGTTTATGATATTGCAGGAGCAGCAGGACATGTTAATCCTGACGGTTCTGTAGTTATGACAAATCCTCTTTATGAAGGCTTCAAACAGGGAATTAATTCAATAAAAAGACTGTCTAACGGAGAATCAGAAGCTACGGTCTATAATAGCTTTATGCAAGCAAAAGCAGAAGCATTACAAATGCCATTTGATACTCCAAAAGACAAGGCTTTGGCAAAATTGGCAGTTTTATCAAGAGCAGGAAGTACAGGCGAAGCCAAAACAATAAGAAATGTCTTTGAATCTTTATCTGATGAACATCAAAAAACATTAACCACCCATTTAAATAGAACGGGTATTGAAGACAAAGGGATTCTTTTATACTATGCTCCAGCATTTCTACAAAATTTAAAAGGTGCTTTAAAAGAACAACCAGAGCAAGCTTTACAAAAAGGATTCTCAACACTGGCTGAACTTTATCAAAGAGCGGACAAAATGGCTGATAAACCTAAAGGGGTATTTACTGTATTAATTTCGGATATTGCTAAAACAGCAAAAGAAGCTCCAGAGAAATTATTACCAGAAAATATTTCTTTAAAACCTGTAGGTGATAATGCAGAAGCAATAATAGCATAATATTTTTAAGAATTTTTTATTGATCCTCTAGCAATTTTTATTTATAGATTCTCAAAAGCATTTATTTTCAGGCATTGTTCCAGCTCATAACGCTCTAGGTGGCTTCTTAATAGAAATCCCATTATCAAAGAGCTAGAAATTACGTCTTTTACGCTGATACCAACATTCTTTCTTGCCCTGTCCAGTAGTTCCGCATAGTCATTTATTGCTTCAAGTACCTGTGGATCAATTCTATCCACCATTAACTTCTCATTTTTCTTAGTCTTCTCAAGGCTTGTAAAGAATTTCTTTATTTGTTTTCTTAAGCTCATTTTATTTAACCCCAATGATAATGGTAATATACTTAATTTATACCCTTCAGCGGGATTTTTTAAACAATCTTCAGGGTGCTGGAAAAATTATTTACCAAAACATCTTGTAAAAATCCTCAAATATGTAATAATAATAATATAAAGAAACAAAATTTAAAAATTAAAGTCTTAAATAAAAAGTCCTTTGCATGCGAAAGTTGGGATCTTTCCACTGTC
The bacterium genome window above contains:
- a CDS encoding recombinase family protein; protein product: MSKTYAYLRVSTLIQDTEKNKGDILRFANDKKLGNVEFIEETVTGTSNYKDRLLGSLICDLKSGDVLIVPELSRLARSISQILEIIDLSKQKNFTLYSLKENFCSDDKSITSVITSTIFGLVAQIERDLISQRTKEALRAKKEAGMMLGRPKGRGKSKLDIHKEEIEAMIKTGVPKTKIAKKYGTLPYNLYNWLKMNEIDYKELV
- a CDS encoding type II toxin-antitoxin system RelE/ParE family toxin gives rise to the protein MKIIITPAADRDLDDIEAYIFKDNPTAAVEVALTILEKIETIIVNNPSIGRKGRILGTREFVMADLPYIIPYRIKEEALEILRVIHTSRKFPKK
- a CDS encoding ribbon-helix-helix protein, CopG family; this encodes MATNKNMISLRLPEETKTKLELLADATDRNKSTLVLEAIDNYIDIQSWQIAAIQEGIKQADNGEFIPYEDIKAKWLNKKAAL
- a CDS encoding dual specificity protein phosphatase family protein, with amino-acid sequence MLLNSHYSYNPQIYLKPSFRGVSSSIKNFQKVDDCLYRGGNPTLEQLRQLKKQGFSTIVSFRTGYQGNEFDEAQAVKALGMKHIHLPFISWDNPPENHVSTFFANIEQAKSKGEKVFIHCTHGKDRTGLFSAMYKLTYGLDNIDDCIREMFKLGHNATENPNLIPYLRNFAQKLPQRRI
- a CDS encoding zincin-like metallopeptidase domain-containing protein, which translates into the protein MQTNEIKAKITAEIIESLKTNQSLWSKAWKPCQPQNYESKKAYSVINNLILTLKSMNRNYESPYWLTFKQVDKLDHSVLRGEKSTMIVFYSLIDSKNTNEDGEKKKIPLLKYYNVFNLDQTTLKNKVNINETIDPALRSNDIEQVINTFDCPIVYAAQDRACYRPVEDKIYLPTKGQFKTVHGYYATAMHEIAHATGHESRLNRKLINSFGSSEYAKEELTAEISSMFILAKYGIDSKEITSNNVAYINSWLKILENDSNFIFTASKQAGEILEYITKDSNKITENTELELIAA